Proteins encoded within one genomic window of Chlorobaculum sp. MV4-Y:
- a CDS encoding electron transfer flavoprotein subunit alpha/FixB family protein — MKLLLVGEVRDGRLTAETAELFGFAARLGAEISMVLAGAADDIPAFDGRLYRAEAGNEYDAAYCKRLVLAAVEREQPDAVVFPHSSLGWNVAPRVAFAMQAAQVSSVAGLDDGGYVVESCNGKMRRTVTPLTDFVVLTIQPGAFAAVPMAGTSEVIAIAAEPDAAIEFLGCIEPERGIDLTRAGVIVSAGRGVGSAERVELVRALADALGGEVGASRPAVDAGWLERARQVGSSGQNVSPELYVACGISGAIQHLAGMKGSGFVLAVNPDRDAPIASVADVLAVSDVAEFLPALTAAIRERQ, encoded by the coding sequence ATGAAGCTGCTGCTTGTTGGTGAAGTCCGCGACGGTCGCCTCACCGCCGAAACCGCGGAGTTGTTTGGATTCGCCGCCCGGCTCGGTGCGGAGATTTCGATGGTGCTGGCCGGGGCGGCGGACGATATTCCCGCTTTCGACGGGCGACTCTATCGCGCGGAGGCCGGAAATGAGTACGACGCGGCGTATTGCAAACGGCTCGTGCTGGCTGCCGTCGAGCGGGAGCAGCCCGACGCCGTGGTGTTTCCGCACTCGTCGCTTGGCTGGAACGTCGCGCCGCGCGTGGCGTTCGCCATGCAGGCGGCGCAGGTCTCCAGCGTTGCGGGACTTGACGACGGTGGCTACGTGGTTGAGAGTTGCAACGGTAAGATGCGCCGCACCGTCACGCCGCTGACCGACTTTGTCGTGCTGACGATCCAGCCGGGGGCGTTCGCCGCCGTGCCGATGGCCGGTACGTCCGAGGTAATCGCTATCGCCGCCGAACCGGACGCCGCTATCGAGTTCCTCGGTTGCATCGAGCCAGAGCGGGGCATCGATCTCACTCGTGCTGGGGTGATCGTCAGCGCCGGGCGCGGCGTCGGCAGCGCCGAGCGCGTCGAGTTGGTGCGGGCGCTCGCCGACGCGCTCGGCGGCGAGGTTGGTGCGAGCCGCCCGGCGGTCGATGCCGGATGGCTCGAAAGGGCGCGGCAGGTGGGGTCGAGCGGGCAGAACGTTTCTCCCGAGCTCTACGTGGCGTGCGGCATCTCCGGCGCGATCCAGCACCTTGCCGGAATGAAAGGCTCCGGCTTCGTGCTCGCCGTCAACCCCGACCGCGATGCGCCAATCGCCAGCGTGGCCGACGTGCTCGCGGTGTCGGACGTGGCGGAGTTCCTGCCCGCGCTGACGGCAGCGATTCGGGAACGGCAGTGA
- a CDS encoding electron transfer flavoprotein subunit beta/FixA family protein codes for MNILVCVKQVPDMEGHFVPNAAGSWFDEAGLAWRMNEYDTFAVEQAVRLKEALGGEAQVTVLSIGPARVVETIRKALSMGCDDGVHIDDPMATERDPWQIASMIAGFAAGRGFDLVFTGMQSEDRSSAQVGVLVAEWLGIASVTGITAFEWQDGAMTVERELEGGRRCRLRLKAPVLLTCQLGLNLPRYPTLPNIMKSKRAALTVLSPESVGLESPKGSSANFRPHEPNGAGVILEGDAGAMAAQVLEILEAKGFVSGKGGAR; via the coding sequence ATGAACATACTGGTCTGTGTAAAACAGGTGCCCGATATGGAGGGGCATTTCGTGCCGAACGCTGCTGGCAGCTGGTTCGATGAGGCCGGACTTGCCTGGCGGATGAACGAGTATGACACCTTCGCAGTCGAACAGGCCGTGCGACTCAAAGAGGCGCTCGGAGGTGAAGCGCAGGTGACGGTACTTTCCATTGGCCCGGCGAGGGTGGTGGAGACGATTCGCAAGGCGCTTTCTATGGGGTGCGACGACGGCGTGCACATCGACGATCCGATGGCAACAGAACGCGATCCGTGGCAGATCGCTTCGATGATCGCCGGGTTTGCCGCCGGGCGCGGGTTCGACCTTGTTTTCACCGGCATGCAGTCCGAAGACCGCAGCTCCGCGCAGGTTGGCGTGCTGGTGGCCGAATGGCTTGGCATCGCCTCCGTGACGGGTATCACGGCATTCGAGTGGCAGGATGGCGCGATGACTGTCGAGCGCGAACTCGAAGGAGGACGCAGGTGCAGGCTCCGGCTGAAAGCTCCGGTGCTGCTGACCTGCCAGCTTGGCCTCAATTTGCCCCGCTACCCGACCCTGCCGAATATCATGAAATCGAAACGCGCGGCGCTGACCGTGCTTTCTCCGGAATCGGTCGGGCTTGAATCGCCGAAAGGGTCCTCCGCAAATTTCCGCCCCCACGAACCCAACGGAGCGGGCGTGATTCTCGAAGGCGACGCCGGGGCGATGGCCGCTCAGGTGCTTGAAATTCTTGAAGCCAAAGGGTTCGTTTCCGGCAAAGGAGGAGCGCGATGA
- a CDS encoding heterodisulfide reductase-related iron-sulfur binding cluster produces the protein MGVTREIYWNIGHGAVVVMYLLALVAVGLLVQGFRRRREIWRRGKPLDRTDNLARRFSRFLAETFSQRKVARVPDGGLPHSMLFWAFVLLFAGTLLVMAQADLLTPLFRFNLLSGNFYRAYSLVLDLAGLLALQALGVLAAQRFVIRPPGLESAPADAGIHLLLFSVLLTGFIVEGFRMAATELRDNQALALWSPVGYLFATLFSGMSLHAQRVAHQTLWWFHLLLGLGFVAIIPWTKLRHIATTSGNSFFEPHEPKGTLASLDLEDENAERFGASAIGDLSWKDLFDADACTACGRCQQRCPAYLTGKPLSPMKVIDDIGSLAETASENGLIEAVSRGALWSCTTCGACEEICPASIEHVGKIIEMRRSLVLMGGEFPGEEARRACDAIEVNGNPFGLAAASRGDWAKGLPVSVADGKTETDILYFVGCYASFDPRNRKVAKSFIKICEAAGVSVSILGPAERCCGEPARKLGNEYLYRMVAESNIAAFCAAKAKQIVTACPHCFNTFVRDYRELGLDTPVEHHSTFIRRLVGEGRLKLNPASFSATYHDSCYLARYRNIIEEPRLVLEAAGGRLAEMEWSGREGFCCGAGGGRILAGEKLGTPIVDERLRMARKTGASTLVSACPFCLSMFEDGLKRESGKPELEAFDLAEVIAQSIDQHETATKEIFHDADPN, from the coding sequence ATGGGTGTAACTCGCGAGATTTACTGGAATATCGGTCACGGCGCGGTCGTTGTCATGTACCTGTTGGCGCTGGTCGCCGTCGGGCTGCTTGTTCAGGGATTCCGACGGCGCCGCGAAATTTGGCGACGTGGCAAACCTCTCGACCGCACCGATAATCTGGCCCGGCGGTTTTCCCGCTTTCTTGCCGAAACCTTCAGCCAGAGAAAAGTCGCCAGAGTTCCGGACGGGGGCCTTCCTCACTCGATGCTGTTCTGGGCGTTCGTGCTGCTTTTCGCCGGGACGCTGCTGGTGATGGCGCAGGCCGACCTCTTGACGCCCCTTTTCCGCTTCAATCTGCTCTCGGGCAACTTCTACCGGGCCTACTCCCTCGTACTCGATCTCGCCGGTCTTTTGGCATTGCAGGCGCTTGGCGTGCTGGCGGCGCAGCGCTTCGTCATCCGTCCACCGGGGCTTGAGAGCGCTCCTGCCGACGCAGGCATTCACCTCTTGCTCTTCAGCGTACTCCTCACGGGCTTCATCGTCGAAGGGTTTCGCATGGCCGCGACCGAACTGCGTGATAACCAAGCCCTTGCCCTCTGGTCTCCGGTTGGCTACCTCTTCGCCACGCTGTTTTCAGGCATGAGCCTCCATGCGCAGCGGGTCGCACATCAGACGTTGTGGTGGTTTCACCTGCTGCTTGGGCTTGGCTTCGTCGCCATCATTCCGTGGACGAAACTTCGACACATCGCTACCACCAGCGGCAACAGCTTTTTCGAGCCACACGAGCCGAAAGGAACGCTTGCGTCGCTCGATCTCGAAGACGAGAACGCCGAGCGGTTCGGGGCATCCGCGATTGGCGATCTGAGCTGGAAAGACCTTTTCGACGCCGACGCCTGCACTGCGTGCGGAAGGTGCCAGCAGCGCTGCCCGGCGTATCTCACCGGCAAGCCGCTCTCGCCGATGAAGGTGATTGACGACATCGGCTCGCTTGCCGAAACGGCATCGGAGAACGGCCTGATCGAGGCGGTTTCACGTGGTGCTCTCTGGTCGTGCACCACCTGCGGTGCGTGCGAGGAGATTTGCCCGGCGAGCATCGAGCATGTCGGCAAGATCATCGAGATGCGCCGCAGCCTCGTGCTCATGGGGGGGGAGTTCCCCGGCGAGGAGGCCCGCCGCGCCTGCGACGCCATCGAAGTCAACGGCAATCCGTTCGGCCTCGCCGCCGCATCGCGAGGCGACTGGGCCAAAGGCCTGCCGGTCAGCGTCGCCGATGGGAAAACCGAAACGGACATTCTCTACTTCGTCGGCTGCTACGCCTCGTTCGATCCGCGAAATCGCAAGGTAGCCAAGAGCTTCATCAAAATCTGTGAGGCGGCGGGCGTCAGCGTCTCGATCCTCGGCCCCGCGGAGCGCTGCTGCGGCGAACCGGCGCGGAAGCTCGGCAACGAGTACCTCTACCGAATGGTGGCCGAGAGCAACATCGCTGCGTTCTGTGCGGCGAAAGCAAAACAAATCGTCACGGCCTGTCCCCACTGCTTCAACACCTTCGTGCGGGACTATCGCGAACTCGGGCTGGACACGCCGGTCGAGCACCACTCCACCTTCATCCGGCGGCTCGTCGGCGAAGGCCGCCTCAAGCTGAATCCAGCAAGTTTCAGTGCCACCTATCACGACTCCTGCTATCTCGCCCGGTACAGAAACATTATCGAAGAGCCTCGTCTTGTGCTTGAGGCCGCGGGCGGCAGGCTCGCCGAAATGGAGTGGTCGGGCAGAGAAGGCTTTTGCTGCGGAGCGGGCGGTGGGCGCATTCTTGCCGGGGAAAAGCTGGGTACGCCGATCGTAGACGAGCGACTCCGCATGGCCAGAAAGACCGGCGCATCGACGCTGGTTTCGGCCTGTCCATTTTGCCTGAGCATGTTTGAAGACGGGTTGAAACGCGAATCCGGCAAACCGGAACTCGAAGCATTCGATCTCGCGGAGGTTATCGCCCAGAGCATCGATCAACACGAAACAGCAACAAAAGAAATTTTTCATGATGCTGACCCGAATTGA
- a CDS encoding M24 family metallopeptidase — translation MLTRIEAQQRVVRLQARLAESGIQAVLLLMPVDIFYFTGTRQNSALWVPAEGEPVLLVRKSLVRAKAEGLIDDIRPFPSSKELSALLGREGDKVGMTFDAVPVAQHAWYSKVLPGRTFTDVTMTVRELRSVKSPAEIDMLRHSAEKLCSIFREVPTFLKAGMREVDLAAEVESRLRRIGHEGYVRMRAFNQELFGGMAVSGGAASYGFFDGAVTGRGLSSAAPQGASFDVIRENEPVLVDFVGVFNGYIVDMTRMFVVGTLDAELQHAFKVSLEIQEAVRRAMVPGAICEEIYKQAAAMAEAAGLGGNFMGMPGEQSRFVGHGVGLELDELPVLAQGFVMPLQAGQVVAVEPKFVLPGKGAIGIENTFVVTENGSERLTELADDVVAL, via the coding sequence ATGCTGACCCGAATTGAAGCGCAACAGCGGGTAGTGCGCCTGCAAGCGCGTCTTGCTGAAAGCGGAATACAGGCGGTGCTCCTCTTGATGCCCGTTGATATTTTCTACTTCACCGGCACGCGCCAGAACTCGGCGCTCTGGGTTCCCGCCGAGGGTGAGCCGGTGCTGCTCGTGCGCAAAAGCCTCGTTCGCGCAAAAGCCGAAGGACTGATCGACGACATCCGCCCCTTTCCGTCGAGCAAGGAGCTGTCGGCGCTGCTCGGGCGCGAGGGTGACAAGGTTGGCATGACCTTCGACGCCGTGCCGGTGGCGCAGCACGCCTGGTATTCGAAGGTGTTGCCGGGGCGTACCTTCACCGATGTCACCATGACCGTGCGCGAGCTGCGCTCGGTCAAGTCGCCCGCCGAAATCGACATGCTCCGCCACAGCGCGGAGAAGCTCTGCTCGATCTTCCGCGAGGTGCCGACTTTCCTGAAGGCAGGGATGCGCGAGGTCGATCTGGCCGCCGAAGTGGAGTCGCGGTTGCGCCGGATCGGGCACGAAGGGTACGTGCGAATGCGGGCGTTTAACCAGGAACTCTTTGGCGGCATGGCGGTGTCTGGCGGCGCGGCGAGCTACGGATTTTTCGACGGAGCCGTTACGGGTCGGGGGCTGTCGAGTGCCGCGCCGCAAGGGGCGTCATTCGATGTGATCCGGGAGAACGAGCCGGTGCTGGTCGATTTCGTCGGCGTCTTCAACGGCTACATCGTCGATATGACCCGCATGTTCGTCGTTGGCACGCTCGATGCCGAACTGCAACATGCCTTCAAGGTATCGCTGGAAATTCAGGAAGCGGTGCGCCGGGCGATGGTGCCGGGCGCGATCTGTGAGGAGATTTACAAGCAGGCCGCCGCGATGGCCGAAGCGGCAGGTCTCGGCGGCAACTTCATGGGAATGCCGGGCGAGCAGTCGCGTTTTGTCGGCCACGGCGTTGGCCTCGAACTCGACGAGCTGCCGGTGCTCGCGCAAGGCTTTGTCATGCCGTTGCAGGCGGGGCAGGTCGTGGCCGTCGAACCGAAATTCGTCCTTCCCGGCAAAGGAGCCATTGGCATCGAAAACACCTTTGTCGTAACGGAAAATGGTAGCGAGCGCCTGACGGAACTGGCTGATGATGTGGTCGCGCTTTGA
- a CDS encoding outer membrane protein, whose protein sequence is MKKMIFPLLLAGVCAVPSLAHAASTPYVSLSGGLGLLNNSTVDGNNDEIKYKTGYLINGAVGLKNEDVRLEAEVGYHRNEVDSALDPEPRGAHVSMWTFMANGYYDIPMKDSVVSPYVMGGLGVADASISGGNMSGSLSSTEFAWQVGAGAGIKVTNNATIDLGYRYLSPSDGSFGGTKVSLASSNILAGIRYSF, encoded by the coding sequence ATGAAAAAAATGATTTTCCCCCTGCTGCTGGCAGGAGTGTGTGCAGTACCATCCCTGGCTCATGCGGCAAGCACTCCGTATGTGAGCCTTTCAGGTGGCCTCGGATTGTTGAATAACTCGACAGTCGATGGAAATAACGATGAGATCAAGTACAAAACCGGATACCTGATCAATGGCGCTGTCGGCTTGAAAAATGAGGATGTGCGTCTGGAGGCTGAGGTTGGGTACCATCGGAACGAGGTCGACTCCGCGCTGGATCCCGAGCCTCGTGGAGCCCATGTGTCCATGTGGACCTTCATGGCCAATGGCTATTACGACATTCCAATGAAGGACTCCGTCGTATCGCCCTACGTCATGGGAGGCCTTGGAGTTGCCGATGCATCGATCAGCGGTGGCAACATGTCTGGTTCACTTAGCAGCACCGAATTCGCCTGGCAGGTTGGGGCAGGGGCCGGCATCAAAGTCACCAATAACGCGACCATCGACCTCGGATACCGCTACCTCTCACCATCCGACGGTTCTTTCGGCGGAACAAAAGTATCGCTTGCCAGCAGCAATATCCTTGCTGGTATCAGGTACAGTTTCTGA